Proteins encoded in a region of the Halothiobacillus diazotrophicus genome:
- the gorA gene encoding glutathione-disulfide reductase, translating into MTEHTFDLIVLGGGSGGLAVAERAAQHGRRVAIIEPAKLGGTCVNLGCVPKKVMWYAANLAHARHEAEGWGFTPIHDRIDFKKLVDGRRTYIRHITDYWDGYAKDMGITVIPGYGKLTAADTVAVGDQTYTAPHIVVSTGGRPFVPPVPGAELGITSDGFFDIESLPERVAVIGGGYIGVELAGVLQSLGSAVTLLDMLDSIIAPFDAILRETATENLQALGVSLHLPFKVQQLVDTPEGKFIEGADGQRLGPFDTIIWAVGRAPNTRDIGLETVGVTVERNGIVPTDAYQNTNVPGVYALGDITGRVPLTPVAVAAGRLLAERLFNDKPEAKLNYDTIPTVVFAHPPIGTVGLTEAAAREQFGDDAVTIYETRFTPMRYALSPQGYKTAMKLVCVGTEQRVAGLHIIGDGVDEMLQGFSVAVKAGLTKAQFDDTVAIHPTASEELVTLKVPRD; encoded by the coding sequence ATGACGGAACACACCTTTGACCTGATCGTGCTCGGTGGGGGCTCGGGCGGCCTGGCCGTGGCCGAGCGGGCGGCGCAACACGGTCGCCGGGTTGCCATCATCGAACCCGCCAAGCTCGGCGGCACCTGCGTCAACCTGGGTTGCGTGCCCAAGAAAGTCATGTGGTACGCCGCCAACCTGGCCCATGCCCGCCACGAAGCGGAAGGCTGGGGGTTCACCCCGATTCACGACCGGATCGACTTCAAGAAGCTGGTCGACGGCCGTCGCACGTATATTCGCCACATCACGGACTACTGGGACGGCTACGCGAAGGACATGGGCATCACCGTGATCCCCGGATACGGCAAGTTGACGGCGGCGGACACCGTGGCCGTCGGCGACCAGACCTATACGGCGCCGCACATCGTCGTCTCCACCGGCGGGCGTCCGTTCGTGCCGCCGGTCCCCGGCGCCGAACTCGGCATCACCTCAGACGGGTTCTTCGATATCGAATCGCTGCCGGAACGGGTTGCCGTCATCGGCGGCGGCTATATCGGCGTCGAACTGGCCGGGGTCCTCCAGTCGCTCGGCAGCGCGGTAACCCTGCTCGACATGCTGGACTCGATCATCGCCCCGTTCGACGCGATTCTGCGGGAAACCGCCACTGAAAACCTGCAGGCACTGGGGGTGTCTCTGCACCTGCCGTTCAAGGTGCAGCAACTTGTCGACACCCCCGAGGGCAAATTCATCGAGGGTGCCGACGGTCAGCGCCTGGGGCCGTTCGACACGATCATCTGGGCGGTTGGCCGGGCACCGAATACCCGGGACATCGGCCTGGAGACGGTCGGGGTCACGGTCGAGCGCAACGGCATCGTACCGACCGACGCCTACCAGAACACCAACGTACCCGGCGTCTACGCCCTGGGCGACATCACGGGGCGCGTCCCGCTCACACCGGTCGCCGTGGCCGCGGGGCGCCTGCTGGCCGAACGCCTGTTCAACGACAAACCGGAAGCCAAGCTCAACTACGACACGATTCCGACCGTGGTGTTCGCCCATCCGCCCATCGGCACGGTCGGCCTGACCGAGGCCGCCGCGCGCGAACAGTTCGGCGACGACGCCGTGACGATCTACGAAACCCGCTTCACCCCGATGCGCTATGCGCTCTCGCCCCAGGGCTACAAGACGGCCATGAAACTGGTCTGCGTCGGCACCGAGCAGCGGGTGGCAGGACTGCACATCATCGGCGACGGCGTCGACGAAATGCTGCAGGGTTTCTCGGTCGCCGTGAAAGCCGGCCTGACCAAGGCTCAGTTCGACGATACGGTGGCCATTCACCCCACTGCCTCCGAAGAGCTCGTGACCCTCAAGGTTCCGCGCGATTGA
- a CDS encoding glutathione peroxidase, whose translation MFENREGQRVPQVTFHTRQNNQWVDVTTDDLFKGKTVAVFSLPGAFTPTCSSSHVPRFNELAPVFFKHGVDSILCLSVNDTFVMNEWAADQKAENIQFIPDGNGEFTEGMGLLVDKENLGFGKRSWRYSMLVKDGVIEKMFIEPEVEGDPYEVSDADTMLDWLAPNAVKPNEVLIFTRRLCPFCARAKGMLHDAGIAFDEIDVGHQVTLRGLRAVSGSDAVPQVFIDGKLIGGSDKLADWLASRS comes from the coding sequence ATGTTCGAGAATCGTGAAGGCCAGCGCGTACCGCAAGTGACTTTCCACACCCGCCAGAACAACCAGTGGGTCGACGTCACCACCGACGACCTGTTCAAGGGCAAGACCGTGGCGGTGTTCTCCCTGCCCGGTGCATTCACCCCCACCTGCTCATCCAGCCACGTACCGCGGTTCAACGAACTCGCCCCGGTGTTCTTCAAGCACGGCGTCGACAGTATCCTGTGCCTCTCCGTGAACGACACCTTCGTGATGAACGAATGGGCGGCCGATCAGAAAGCCGAGAACATCCAGTTCATCCCGGACGGCAACGGCGAATTCACCGAAGGCATGGGCCTGCTGGTCGACAAGGAGAACCTGGGCTTCGGCAAGCGCTCCTGGCGCTATTCCATGCTGGTCAAGGACGGCGTGATCGAGAAGATGTTCATCGAGCCGGAAGTCGAAGGCGACCCGTATGAAGTTTCCGATGCCGACACCATGCTCGACTGGTTGGCGCCGAATGCCGTCAAGCCGAACGAAGTCCTGATCTTCACCCGCCGCCTGTGCCCGTTCTGCGCACGTGCCAAGGGCATGCTGCACGATGCCGGCATCGCCTTCGACGAGATCGACGTGGGCCATCAGGTCACCCTGCGCGGCCTGCGCGCGGTCTCCGGTTCCGACGCCGTACCGCAGGTCTTCATTGACGGCAAGCTGATCGGCGGCAGCGACAAGCTGGCGGACTGGCTGGCAAGCCGTTCGTAA
- the lysA gene encoding diaminopimelate decarboxylase, with translation MNPLPYAHLARGAEHELSLDGTPLSRIARDFGTPTYVYARSAIAQAYSDLTRAFGDRPHQICYAVKANSNLAILALLARLGAGFDIVSGGELQRVLAAGGAPHKIVFSGVGKRRDEIAAALEAGIGCLNVESAAELSRVSEIAREMDRIAPISLRVNPDVDAKTHPYISTGLKDNKFGIPIAHAPALYRQAARDPHLSVVGIDCHIGSQLTDVTPFSDAAARVLALLDQLVLEGIEIKHLDLGGGLGIRYTDETPPDAADWVRAVVDIVDAHPIARHLPIYLEPGRFLVGPAGVLLTRVEYLKPHPDDGKSFAIVDAAMNDLMRPALYSSVMAIEPVTPHATLPPATWEIVGPVCETGDFLGHARNLALAPGDLLAVLGAGAYGFSMASNYNTRGRPAEVLIDAGEARLVRARETVESLWANEMIPDTLR, from the coding sequence ATGAATCCATTACCCTATGCCCATCTCGCGCGCGGCGCGGAACACGAACTGAGCCTGGATGGCACGCCCCTGAGCCGGATCGCCCGGGACTTCGGCACGCCGACCTACGTCTATGCACGAAGCGCTATCGCGCAGGCCTATTCCGACCTGACCCGAGCCTTCGGCGATCGACCGCATCAGATCTGCTACGCCGTCAAGGCCAACAGCAATCTGGCCATCCTCGCCCTGCTCGCACGTCTGGGCGCCGGGTTCGACATCGTATCCGGCGGTGAACTCCAGCGGGTGCTGGCTGCGGGCGGCGCGCCCCACAAGATCGTGTTTTCCGGCGTCGGCAAGCGGCGTGATGAAATCGCGGCGGCCCTCGAGGCCGGGATCGGCTGCCTGAACGTGGAATCCGCGGCCGAACTGAGCCGGGTCAGCGAGATTGCCCGCGAGATGGACCGGATCGCGCCCATCTCGCTGCGCGTCAACCCCGATGTGGACGCCAAGACCCACCCTTACATCTCCACGGGTCTCAAGGACAACAAGTTCGGCATTCCGATCGCGCATGCACCGGCGCTTTATCGCCAGGCCGCCCGAGACCCGCATCTCAGCGTGGTGGGGATCGACTGCCACATCGGCTCCCAGCTGACCGACGTGACGCCGTTTTCCGATGCGGCAGCGCGCGTGCTGGCGTTGCTGGATCAGCTCGTGCTGGAAGGCATCGAGATCAAGCACCTCGACCTCGGCGGCGGGCTGGGTATCCGCTATACCGACGAAACGCCGCCGGACGCCGCGGACTGGGTACGTGCCGTCGTGGACATCGTCGATGCGCACCCGATCGCACGGCACCTGCCGATCTACCTGGAGCCCGGGCGCTTTCTCGTCGGCCCCGCGGGCGTCCTGCTGACCCGGGTCGAATACCTCAAGCCCCATCCCGACGACGGCAAATCCTTCGCGATCGTCGACGCGGCCATGAACGACCTGATGCGCCCCGCCCTCTACAGCAGCGTGATGGCCATCGAGCCGGTGACGCCACATGCAACCCTGCCGCCCGCCACCTGGGAAATCGTGGGCCCGGTCTGCGAGACCGGGGATTTTCTGGGCCATGCCCGCAATCTGGCCCTCGCCCCGGGCGATCTCCTTGCGGTTCTCGGTGCCGGCGCCTATGGTTTTTCCATGGCATCGAACTACAACACCCGGGGGCGACCGGCCGAGGTCCTGATCGATGCCGGTGAAGCGCGTCTCGTCCGCGCCCGGGAGACTGTCGAATCCCTCTGGGCCAACGAGATGATCCCCGACACGCTGCGATAA
- the lptM gene encoding LPS translocon maturation chaperone LptM — protein sequence MTCRHLVGYLGLALCAVLLSGCGQKGPLILPQQQDAPQQSAAPATSGTKAQP from the coding sequence ATGACCTGTCGCCACCTCGTCGGATACCTCGGCCTGGCCCTATGCGCCGTGCTCTTGAGCGGCTGCGGCCAGAAAGGTCCCCTCATCCTGCCCCAACAGCAGGATGCGCCTCAGCAATCTGCCGCACCGGCGACGTCCGGCACGAAAGCCCAACCCTGA
- a CDS encoding LysR family transcriptional regulator produces the protein MFLELRHLRTIRAVVESQSMAIAAEQLHLTQSALSHQIRSIEEYYGLELFSRRSRPMQPTPAGRRLLEAANLIMPQIDALDRDLRQLAGGDTGRLFIALECHSCFSWLLPTLDAYREQWPNIDTDLSLSHSFDALDALARGLIDVVVSSDPVENPDIAFVPLFEYDIVLTLPPQHPLTAEPFILPAMLADETVITYPVHRNRLDIFARFLAPAGIEPAASRSSELTVMIAQWVASSRGVAALPAWAVADELARGSIVARPLGEAGLKSTLYLAFRSGERDLAYTRAFVEAARISARKVLTDIRILG, from the coding sequence ATGTTTCTCGAATTGCGTCATCTGCGGACCATCCGCGCCGTGGTCGAAAGCCAGTCGATGGCGATCGCCGCCGAACAGCTGCATCTGACCCAATCCGCCCTGTCGCACCAGATCCGGTCCATCGAGGAGTATTACGGTCTCGAGCTGTTCTCGCGCCGCTCACGCCCCATGCAGCCCACACCGGCCGGGCGACGCCTGCTGGAGGCGGCCAACCTGATCATGCCGCAAATCGACGCGCTGGATCGCGATCTGCGGCAGCTGGCGGGTGGCGATACCGGCCGCTTGTTCATTGCGCTGGAATGCCATTCCTGTTTTTCCTGGCTGCTGCCGACACTTGACGCCTATCGCGAACAATGGCCGAACATCGATACGGATCTGTCGCTGTCGCACAGCTTCGATGCCCTGGACGCCCTCGCGCGCGGCCTGATCGATGTGGTCGTGAGCTCGGACCCCGTGGAAAATCCGGACATCGCGTTTGTCCCGCTGTTCGAGTACGACATCGTACTGACGCTTCCGCCGCAGCATCCGCTAACGGCCGAGCCGTTCATCCTGCCGGCCATGCTTGCCGACGAGACGGTGATCACCTACCCCGTACACCGCAACCGGCTGGACATCTTTGCGCGATTTCTGGCGCCGGCGGGTATCGAGCCGGCGGCCAGCCGCAGCTCCGAACTCACGGTGATGATTGCGCAGTGGGTGGCCAGCAGTCGCGGTGTCGCGGCCCTGCCCGCCTGGGCCGTCGCCGACGAACTGGCTCGAGGCAGCATCGTGGCGCGCCCGTTGGGCGAAGCCGGTCTCAAGTCCACGCTGTACCTGGCATTCCGGTCGGGCGAACGGGATCTGGCCTATACCCGGGCCTTCGTCGAAGCCGCGCGGATCTCGGCCCGCAAGGTACTGACCGACATCCGGATCCTCGGCTGA